From Desmodus rotundus isolate HL8 chromosome 10, HLdesRot8A.1, whole genome shotgun sequence, one genomic window encodes:
- the LOC123478236 gene encoding complement factor H-like isoform X4: MRVNTPSGTPNMLLSLITVIVALWASRAHGQETTCDPPTIANGFYAPHRTKYRLEDEITYRCDNSFAPASRGNKTRCTDRGWRPSPRCISVGQWYYYSCDDNYVTPVTQLNWAEIICTPEGWLPDIPCLRPVCRRHLPSWLQPPTPADHDDLYREWLVPSSQMHQKESSSEIQPVYDFLRPRLTSVESFMHQIS; the protein is encoded by the exons ATGCGTGTTAATACACCATCAGGGACGCCCAACATGCTGCTGTCCCTGATCACTGTCATTGTCGCCCTGTGGGCATCCCGGGCTCACGGACAAG aaacaacCTGTGATCCTCCAACCATTGCTAACGGTTTCTACGCACCTCACAGGACCAAATACAGACTGGAGGATGAAATCACATACCGCTGTGACAACAGCTTTGCTCCTGCATCCCGCGGAAATAAGACAAGATGCACTGACAGAGGCTGGAGACCTTCTCCCAGATGTATCT CTGTGGGACAATGGTATTACTATTCCTGCGATGACAACTATGTGACTCCTGTCACACAGCTGAACTGGGCTGAGATTATTTGCACACCAGAGGGATGGTTGCCTGACATTCCCTGCCTCA GGCCAGTCTGTAGGCGTCACCTGCCATCCTGGTTACAGCCTCCCACGCCGGCAGACCACGATGACCTGTACAGGGAATGGCTGGTCCCCTCCTCCCAGATGCATCAAAAAGAAAGCTCCTCCGAGATACAACCTGTTTATGATTTTCTGAGACCCAGACTTACCTCTGTGGAAAGTTTTATGCATCAGATCTCATGA
- the LOC123478236 gene encoding complement factor H-like isoform X2 encodes MRVNTPSGTPNMLLSLITVIVALWASRAHGQETTCDPPTIANGFYAPHRTKYRLEDEITYRCDNSFAPASRGNKTRCTDRGWRPSPRCIFKSCEFPEIKHGVLYREDIYRKYFPTAVGQWYYYSCDDNYVTPVTQLNWAEIICTPEGWLPDIPCLRPVCRRHLPSWLQPPTPADHDDLYREWLVPSSQMHQKESSSEIQPVYDFLRPRLTSVESFMHQIS; translated from the exons ATGCGTGTTAATACACCATCAGGGACGCCCAACATGCTGCTGTCCCTGATCACTGTCATTGTCGCCCTGTGGGCATCCCGGGCTCACGGACAAG aaacaacCTGTGATCCTCCAACCATTGCTAACGGTTTCTACGCACCTCACAGGACCAAATACAGACTGGAGGATGAAATCACATACCGCTGTGACAACAGCTTTGCTCCTGCATCCCGCGGAAATAAGACAAGATGCACTGACAGAGGCTGGAGACCTTCTCCCAGATGTATCT TTAAGTCTTGtgaatttccagaaataaaacatGGAGTCCTCTATAGGGAAgacatatatagaaaatattttccaacagCTGTGGGACAATGGTATTACTATTCCTGCGATGACAACTATGTGACTCCTGTCACACAGCTGAACTGGGCTGAGATTATTTGCACACCAGAGGGATGGTTGCCTGACATTCCCTGCCTCA GGCCAGTCTGTAGGCGTCACCTGCCATCCTGGTTACAGCCTCCCACGCCGGCAGACCACGATGACCTGTACAGGGAATGGCTGGTCCCCTCCTCCCAGATGCATCAAAAAGAAAGCTCCTCCGAGATACAACCTGTTTATGATTTTCTGAGACCCAGACTTACCTCTGTGGAAAGTTTTATGCATCAGATCTCATGA
- the LOC123478236 gene encoding complement factor H-like isoform X3 translates to MRVNTPSGTPNMLLSLITVIVALWASRAHGQETTCDPPTIANGFYAPHRTKYRLEDEITYRCDNSFAPASRGNKTRCTDRGWRPSPRCISVGQWYYYSCDDNYVTPVTQLNWAEIICTPEGWLPDIPCLRKCVFNYLEHGYAPPDGQTYLQGQSVGVTCHPGYSLPRRQTTMTCTGNGWSPPPRCIKKKAPPRYNLFMIF, encoded by the exons ATGCGTGTTAATACACCATCAGGGACGCCCAACATGCTGCTGTCCCTGATCACTGTCATTGTCGCCCTGTGGGCATCCCGGGCTCACGGACAAG aaacaacCTGTGATCCTCCAACCATTGCTAACGGTTTCTACGCACCTCACAGGACCAAATACAGACTGGAGGATGAAATCACATACCGCTGTGACAACAGCTTTGCTCCTGCATCCCGCGGAAATAAGACAAGATGCACTGACAGAGGCTGGAGACCTTCTCCCAGATGTATCT CTGTGGGACAATGGTATTACTATTCCTGCGATGACAACTATGTGACTCCTGTCACACAGCTGAACTGGGCTGAGATTATTTGCACACCAGAGGGATGGTTGCCTGACATTCCCTGCCTCA gaaaatgtgttttcaattATTTGGAGCATGGATATGCCCCACCTGACGGACAAACGTATCTACAGGGCCAGTCTGTAGGCGTCACCTGCCATCCTGGTTACAGCCTCCCACGCCGGCAGACCACGATGACCTGTACAGGGAATGGCTGGTCCCCTCCTCCCAGATGCATCAAAAAGAAAGCTCCTCCGAGATACAACCTGTTTATGATTTTCTGA
- the LOC123478236 gene encoding complement factor H-like isoform X1: MRVNTPSGTPNMLLSLITVIVALWASRAHGQETTCDPPTIANGFYAPHRTKYRLEDEITYRCDNSFAPASRGNKTRCTDRGWRPSPRCIFKSCEFPEIKHGVLYREDIYRKYFPTAVGQWYYYSCDDNYVTPVTQLNWAEIICTPEGWLPDIPCLRKCVFNYLEHGYAPPDGQTYLQGQSVGVTCHPGYSLPRRQTTMTCTGNGWSPPPRCIKKKAPPRYNLFMIF; encoded by the exons ATGCGTGTTAATACACCATCAGGGACGCCCAACATGCTGCTGTCCCTGATCACTGTCATTGTCGCCCTGTGGGCATCCCGGGCTCACGGACAAG aaacaacCTGTGATCCTCCAACCATTGCTAACGGTTTCTACGCACCTCACAGGACCAAATACAGACTGGAGGATGAAATCACATACCGCTGTGACAACAGCTTTGCTCCTGCATCCCGCGGAAATAAGACAAGATGCACTGACAGAGGCTGGAGACCTTCTCCCAGATGTATCT TTAAGTCTTGtgaatttccagaaataaaacatGGAGTCCTCTATAGGGAAgacatatatagaaaatattttccaacagCTGTGGGACAATGGTATTACTATTCCTGCGATGACAACTATGTGACTCCTGTCACACAGCTGAACTGGGCTGAGATTATTTGCACACCAGAGGGATGGTTGCCTGACATTCCCTGCCTCA gaaaatgtgttttcaattATTTGGAGCATGGATATGCCCCACCTGACGGACAAACGTATCTACAGGGCCAGTCTGTAGGCGTCACCTGCCATCCTGGTTACAGCCTCCCACGCCGGCAGACCACGATGACCTGTACAGGGAATGGCTGGTCCCCTCCTCCCAGATGCATCAAAAAGAAAGCTCCTCCGAGATACAACCTGTTTATGATTTTCTGA
- the LOC112318788 gene encoding complement factor H-related protein 3 isoform X8: MRVNAPSGTPNMLLSLITVIVALWASRAHGEETTCDPPTIANGFYAPHRTKYRLEDEITYRCDNSFAPASRGNKTRCTDRGWRPSPRCILKPCEFPEIKHGDLYREDRYRPYFPASVGKRYFYTCDDNYVTPAESNWNHITCTPEGWSPKVPCIRKCVFSYLENGYYPSYEQNYLQGESVRVFCHPGYSLPHQQTTVTCTESGWAPPPRCVPVVTCLKSDLESENGFISESELVYPLHKETQYKCKQGYSTEDGQTSGIVTCLQRGWSTRPRCIKHCDMPLFENATAVITGKAFRPNDTLDYQCLDGFETRDGHTTGSMVCGEDGWSRLPTCFKSAEKCGPPPVVSNGDITSFPLTAYPPWSRVEYRCQAYYELRGPKYVTCSFAKWSEPPRCLDPCVISEEILNENNIQLKGKEDKTYYAKTGDSLKFTCKSGHSAVTSRQSFQAVCQEGTVQLPRCE; encoded by the exons aaacaacCTGTGATCCTCCAACCATTGCTAACGGTTTCTACGCACCTCACAGGACCAAATACAGACTGGAGGATGAAATCACATACCGCTGTGACAACAGCTTTGCTCCTGCATCCCGCGGAAATAAGACAAGATGCACTGACAGAGGCTGGAGACCTTCTCCCAGATGTATCC TTAAGCCATGTGAATTTCCAGAAATAAAGCACGGGGACCTGTACAGGGAAGACAGATACAGACCATACTTTCCAGCTTCTGTGGGGAAAAGGTATTTCTATACCTGTGATGACAACTATGTGACTCCTGCCGAAAGCAACTGGAATCACATCACCTGCACACCAGAGGGATGGTCGCCTAAAGTGCCGTGCATCC GGAAATGTGTTTTCAGTTATTTGGAGAATGGATATTATCCGAGCTATGAACAAAACTATTTACAGGGAGAATCTGTAAGAGTTTTCTGCCACCCCGGGTACAGCCTCCCACACCAGCAGACCACAGTGACGTGTACGGAGAGTGGctgggcccctcctcccagaTGCGTCCCTGTCG TAACATGCTTAAAGTCGGATTTAGAAAGTGagaatggatttatttctgaatcTGAACTGGTATACCCCTTACATAAAGAAACTCAATACAAGTGCAAACAAGGTTACTCAACAGAAGATGGTCAGACGTCAGGAATTGTCACGTGTCTGCAGCGTGGATGGTCCACTCGCCCCAGGTGCATTA AACATTGTGACATGCCGCTGTTTGAGAATGCCACAGCCGTAATCACTGGGAAAGCGTTCAGGCCCAATGACACGCTGGACTACCAGTGCCTGGATGGGTTTGAAACCAGAGACGGACACACCACGGGCTCCATGGTGTGTGGCGAGGACGGCTGGTCCCGCTTGCCAACCTGCTTCA AATCTGCAGAAAAGTGTGGGCCTCCTCCAGTTGTTAGCAATGGAGACATCACCTCCTTCCCACTGACTGCCTACCCTCCGTGGTCAAGAGTTGAATACCGATGCCAGGCCTACTATGAACTTCGGGGTCCTAAATACGTAACCTGCAGTTTTGCCAAGTGGTCCGAACCCCCGAGATGTCTAG ATCCATGTGTCATATCTGAAGAAATCCTGAATGAAAATAACATACAGTTGAAAGGGAAAGAGGACAAGACATACTATGCAAAAACAGGGGATTCCCTTAAATTTACCTGTAAATCGGGCCACAGTGCAGTGACATCAAGGCAGTCATTTCAAGCCGTGTGTCAGGAAGGGACAGTGCAGTTGCCCAGATGTGAATGA
- the LOC112318788 gene encoding complement factor H-related protein 3 isoform X9, with amino-acid sequence MLVNAPSGTPNMLLFLITVIVALWASRAHGQETTCDPPTIANGFYAPHRTKYRLEDEITYRCDNSFAPASRGNKTRCTDRGWRPSPRCILKPCEFPEIKHGDLYREDRYRPYFPASVGKRYFYTCDDNYVTPAESNWNHITCTPEGWSPKVPCIRKCVFSYLENGYYPSYEQNYLQGESVRVFCHPGYSLPHQQTTVTCTESGWAPPPRCVPVVTCLKSDLESENGFISESELVYPLHKETQYKCKQGYSTEDGQTSGIVTCLQRGWSTRPRCIKSAEKCGPPPVVSNGDITSFPLTAYPPWSRVEYRCQAYYELRGPKYVTCSFAKWSEPPRCLDPCVISEEILNENNIQLKGKEDKTYYAKTGDSLKFTCKSGHSAVTSRQSFQAVCQEGTVQLPRCE; translated from the exons ATGCTTGTTAATGCACCATCAGGGACGCCCAACATGCTGCTGTTCCTGATCACTGTCATTGTCGCCCTGTGGGCATCCCGGGCTCACGGACAAG aaacaacCTGTGATCCTCCAACCATTGCTAACGGTTTCTACGCACCTCACAGGACCAAATACAGACTGGAGGATGAAATCACATACCGCTGTGACAACAGCTTTGCTCCTGCATCCCGCGGAAATAAGACAAGATGCACTGACAGAGGCTGGAGACCTTCTCCCAGATGTATCC TTAAGCCATGTGAATTTCCAGAAATAAAGCACGGGGACCTGTACAGGGAAGACAGATACAGACCATACTTTCCAGCTTCTGTGGGGAAAAGGTATTTCTATACCTGTGATGACAACTATGTGACTCCTGCCGAAAGCAACTGGAATCACATCACCTGCACACCAGAGGGATGGTCGCCTAAAGTGCCGTGCATCC GGAAATGTGTTTTCAGTTATTTGGAGAATGGATATTATCCGAGCTATGAACAAAACTATTTACAGGGAGAATCTGTAAGAGTTTTCTGCCACCCCGGGTACAGCCTCCCACACCAGCAGACCACAGTGACGTGTACGGAGAGTGGctgggcccctcctcccagaTGCGTCCCTGTCG TAACATGCTTAAAGTCGGATTTAGAAAGTGagaatggatttatttctgaatcTGAACTGGTATACCCCTTACATAAAGAAACTCAATACAAGTGCAAACAAGGTTACTCAACAGAAGATGGTCAGACGTCAGGAATTGTCACGTGTCTGCAGCGTGGATGGTCCACTCGCCCCAGGTGCATTA AATCTGCAGAAAAGTGTGGGCCTCCTCCAGTTGTTAGCAATGGAGACATCACCTCCTTCCCACTGACTGCCTACCCTCCGTGGTCAAGAGTTGAATACCGATGCCAGGCCTACTATGAACTTCGGGGTCCTAAATACGTAACCTGCAGTTTTGCCAAGTGGTCCGAACCCCCGAGATGTCTAG ATCCATGTGTCATATCTGAAGAAATCCTGAATGAAAATAACATACAGTTGAAAGGGAAAGAGGACAAGACATACTATGCAAAAACAGGGGATTCCCTTAAATTTACCTGTAAATCGGGCCACAGTGCAGTGACATCAAGGCAGTCATTTCAAGCCGTGTGTCAGGAAGGGACAGTGCAGTTGCCCAGATGTGAATGA
- the LOC112318788 gene encoding complement factor H-related protein 3 isoform X7: protein MLVNAPSGTPNMLLFLITVIVALWASRAHGQETTCDPPTIANGFYAPHRTKYRLEDEITYRCDNSFAPASRGNKTRCTDRGWRPSPRCILKPCEFPEIKHGDLYREDRYRPYFPASVGKRYFYTCDDNYVTPAESNWNHITCTPEGWSPKVPCIRKCVFSYLENGYYPSYEQNYLQGESVRVFCHPGYSLPHQQTTVTCTESGWAPPPRCVPVVTCLKSDLESENGFISESELVYPLHKETQYKCKQGYSTEDGQTSGIVTCLQRGWSTRPRCIKHCDMPLFENATAVITGKAFRPNDTLDYQCLDGFETRDGHTTGSMVCGEDGWSRLPTCFKSAEKCGPPPVVSNGDITSFPLTAYPPWSRVEYRCQAYYELRGPKYVTCSFAKWSEPPRCLDPCVISEEILNENNIQLKGKEDKTYYAKTGDSLKFTCKSGHSAVTSRQSFQAVCQEGTVQLPRCE, encoded by the exons ATGCTTGTTAATGCACCATCAGGGACGCCCAACATGCTGCTGTTCCTGATCACTGTCATTGTCGCCCTGTGGGCATCCCGGGCTCACGGACAAG aaacaacCTGTGATCCTCCAACCATTGCTAACGGTTTCTACGCACCTCACAGGACCAAATACAGACTGGAGGATGAAATCACATACCGCTGTGACAACAGCTTTGCTCCTGCATCCCGCGGAAATAAGACAAGATGCACTGACAGAGGCTGGAGACCTTCTCCCAGATGTATCC TTAAGCCATGTGAATTTCCAGAAATAAAGCACGGGGACCTGTACAGGGAAGACAGATACAGACCATACTTTCCAGCTTCTGTGGGGAAAAGGTATTTCTATACCTGTGATGACAACTATGTGACTCCTGCCGAAAGCAACTGGAATCACATCACCTGCACACCAGAGGGATGGTCGCCTAAAGTGCCGTGCATCC GGAAATGTGTTTTCAGTTATTTGGAGAATGGATATTATCCGAGCTATGAACAAAACTATTTACAGGGAGAATCTGTAAGAGTTTTCTGCCACCCCGGGTACAGCCTCCCACACCAGCAGACCACAGTGACGTGTACGGAGAGTGGctgggcccctcctcccagaTGCGTCCCTGTCG TAACATGCTTAAAGTCGGATTTAGAAAGTGagaatggatttatttctgaatcTGAACTGGTATACCCCTTACATAAAGAAACTCAATACAAGTGCAAACAAGGTTACTCAACAGAAGATGGTCAGACGTCAGGAATTGTCACGTGTCTGCAGCGTGGATGGTCCACTCGCCCCAGGTGCATTA AACATTGTGACATGCCGCTGTTTGAGAATGCCACAGCCGTAATCACTGGGAAAGCGTTCAGGCCCAATGACACGCTGGACTACCAGTGCCTGGATGGGTTTGAAACCAGAGACGGACACACCACGGGCTCCATGGTGTGTGGCGAGGACGGCTGGTCCCGCTTGCCAACCTGCTTCA AATCTGCAGAAAAGTGTGGGCCTCCTCCAGTTGTTAGCAATGGAGACATCACCTCCTTCCCACTGACTGCCTACCCTCCGTGGTCAAGAGTTGAATACCGATGCCAGGCCTACTATGAACTTCGGGGTCCTAAATACGTAACCTGCAGTTTTGCCAAGTGGTCCGAACCCCCGAGATGTCTAG ATCCATGTGTCATATCTGAAGAAATCCTGAATGAAAATAACATACAGTTGAAAGGGAAAGAGGACAAGACATACTATGCAAAAACAGGGGATTCCCTTAAATTTACCTGTAAATCGGGCCACAGTGCAGTGACATCAAGGCAGTCATTTCAAGCCGTGTGTCAGGAAGGGACAGTGCAGTTGCCCAGATGTGAATGA